Proteins encoded in a region of the Nitrospirota bacterium genome:
- the thiE gene encoding thiamine phosphate synthase, whose protein sequence is MLKLSSRLLVVTDRHQTQGRPLVPLLERVLTVGAPAIQLRERDLSARDLLALAREVQTLTAAHRSQLLINDRIDIALALEGAGVHLRSNSLPVSVARQLLGAERLLGLSVHGVEEAVQAESQGADYVIFGPIYETPSKQAFGPPLGLHSLEKVCRLVRIPIIGIGGVTVARVGEMRQAGAFGVAVITAILGADDVEAATGKLLDAVTHAT, encoded by the coding sequence ATGTTGAAACTCTCTAGCCGTCTTCTTGTCGTCACGGATCGCCATCAGACTCAGGGACGGCCTCTCGTTCCGCTGTTAGAGCGCGTGCTCACGGTCGGCGCCCCTGCTATTCAACTTCGTGAGCGCGACCTTTCTGCCCGGGACCTCTTGGCGCTTGCGCGTGAGGTGCAGACGCTCACGGCTGCGCACAGATCCCAACTCCTCATCAACGACCGGATCGACATCGCATTGGCGCTGGAAGGCGCCGGCGTGCACCTGCGCAGCAATAGTCTGCCGGTTTCCGTTGCCAGGCAGTTGCTGGGGGCAGAGCGCCTTCTGGGTCTGTCTGTCCATGGGGTCGAGGAGGCGGTGCAGGCAGAGTCGCAGGGCGCAGACTACGTCATCTTTGGCCCGATCTACGAGACGCCATCGAAGCAGGCATTCGGTCCTCCGCTCGGACTGCATAGCCTCGAGAAGGTTTGTCGATTGGTCCGCATCCCGATTATCGGAATTGGCGGCGTCACGGTGGCGCGCGTAGGTGAGATGCGGCAGGCCGGCGCATTCGGCGTGGCGGTGATCACGGCCATTCTTGGCGCAGACGACGTGGAGGCGGCAACAGGGAAGCTACTCGATGCCGTCACGCACGCTACGTGA
- the dop gene encoding depupylase/deamidase Dop produces the protein MQECNSLTTPRVLGTETEFGIASRDPGAADPVSNSIAVIGHYPGLPAPLAVWDYENENPLLDARGFEVEGEPERPNPEYNRQLNKVLANGGRLYVDGAHPEYSTPECTNPREIVAFERAGAHILAQCLEQMARATGRDHCVLYKNNSDGKGNSYGYHESYLMSRAVPFERIVKVLAPFFVTRPIFAGAGKVGAENETSRADYQISQRADFFECLVDLNTMVRRPIVNSRDEPHAEHAKYRRLHVIVGDANMAELSTYLKVGTLSIVLDLLDAGADVPLIELEDPVQGIKQVSRDVTMKEPLRLTGGRSTTAVAVQRAYLKAAMGYYACHDLSQVTKDILVRWEDVLDKLEQDPRLLVRELDWVAKRQMMESYMERKGCGWDDARIRLMDLQYHDVRPDKGLYFTLERSHLIERIVQEAEIARAEFTPPPGTRAYFRGRCVSKFTKSVYGASWTSVLFDVGNKQVKRVPLMDPLRGTESLTSDLLDQVDTVDALLAKLKT, from the coding sequence ATGCAGGAATGTAATTCGCTGACGACTCCCCGCGTATTGGGCACAGAGACAGAATTCGGCATTGCATCGCGCGATCCAGGCGCCGCAGACCCCGTGTCCAACTCCATTGCGGTCATCGGGCATTATCCTGGGCTGCCGGCTCCGTTAGCAGTCTGGGATTATGAAAATGAAAACCCGCTGCTCGACGCGCGTGGATTCGAGGTCGAAGGGGAACCGGAGCGGCCCAATCCTGAGTACAATCGTCAGCTGAACAAGGTGCTGGCGAATGGGGGTCGGCTCTACGTCGACGGCGCCCATCCGGAATATTCCACACCCGAATGCACCAATCCGCGAGAGATCGTGGCCTTCGAGCGAGCCGGTGCGCATATCCTGGCTCAGTGCCTGGAACAGATGGCGCGCGCGACCGGGCGGGATCATTGTGTGCTGTACAAGAACAATTCGGACGGCAAGGGCAACAGCTACGGCTATCACGAAAGTTATCTCATGTCGCGCGCGGTGCCGTTCGAGCGCATCGTGAAGGTCCTGGCGCCGTTCTTTGTGACGAGGCCTATCTTCGCAGGGGCGGGAAAAGTCGGCGCAGAGAATGAGACCAGCCGGGCGGATTATCAAATCTCGCAGCGTGCGGATTTCTTCGAGTGCCTCGTCGATCTCAATACGATGGTCCGGCGCCCCATCGTGAATTCACGCGATGAGCCGCATGCGGAGCATGCCAAGTACCGGCGGCTGCACGTGATCGTCGGAGATGCCAACATGGCGGAACTGTCGACCTATCTCAAGGTCGGTACGTTGTCCATCGTCTTGGACCTGCTCGACGCCGGCGCGGATGTGCCCCTGATCGAGTTGGAGGATCCGGTTCAAGGCATCAAGCAGGTGTCGCGCGATGTGACGATGAAGGAGCCGCTCAGACTCACGGGGGGTCGCTCGACAACGGCGGTGGCGGTTCAACGCGCCTATTTGAAGGCCGCCATGGGATACTATGCCTGTCACGATCTCTCACAGGTCACGAAAGATATTCTCGTTCGCTGGGAAGACGTCTTGGATAAGCTCGAACAGGATCCCCGGTTGTTGGTGCGCGAGTTAGACTGGGTGGCGAAGCGCCAGATGATGGAATCCTATATGGAGCGCAAGGGCTGTGGGTGGGACGACGCTCGCATTCGGCTCATGGATCTGCAGTATCATGACGTACGTCCCGATAAGGGTCTCTACTTTACGCTTGAGCGCAGTCATCTAATCGAGCGCATCGTGCAGGAAGCCGAGATTGCGCGAGCGGAGTTCACCCCGCCTCCGGGAACACGCGCCTATTTCCGTGGACGCTGTGTCAGCAAGTTTACGAAGTCGGTCTATGGAGCCAGCTGGACGTCGGTGCTGTTCGATGTGGGCAACAAGCAGGTCAAACGGGTGCCGCTGATGGACCCGCTTCGAGGGACGGAGTCGTTGACGAGTGACCTCCTCGATCAGGTTGATACCGTCGACGCCTTGTTGGCGAAACTGAAGACGTGA
- a CDS encoding M23 family metallopeptidase, which translates to MMITALKQAQLRISRLDRTLVMAVVLLCSVFPVELFPNTPPPPKGLDGQYSGKQGQVLVVKVKGEEQATEVKGKFLERTIPFFREFRPGEPAGFVGLLGIDMQDDPGTYELAVEVKQGEEAKQLSFNVLVAKEKFSVEHLKLPKDKVDLDQKAVARWKAEQAQVKQALAENSRLKLWHSNFVEPVNGKRTGIFGSVRIMNGQPRNPHNGEDIGAPMGADVAATNDGIVRITVDHIFSGRGVFVDHGLGFYSMYFHLSEILVKDGDLITAGQIIGKVGATGRATGPHLHWGVKLNGARVNPYALLDLPFKQGGAMPAPVTVPTPGIVPTPQALPVKE; encoded by the coding sequence ATGATGATCACCGCTCTCAAACAGGCGCAGTTGCGGATTTCACGGCTGGACCGAACGCTGGTCATGGCGGTCGTCTTGCTGTGCAGCGTCTTTCCCGTTGAGTTATTCCCGAACACACCGCCTCCACCGAAGGGCCTCGACGGCCAATACAGCGGCAAGCAGGGACAGGTGCTGGTGGTCAAGGTGAAGGGCGAAGAGCAGGCGACGGAAGTGAAGGGCAAATTTCTCGAACGGACGATTCCGTTTTTTCGGGAGTTCAGGCCAGGGGAACCGGCCGGCTTTGTCGGGCTGCTGGGGATCGACATGCAGGACGATCCTGGGACCTATGAATTGGCCGTTGAAGTGAAACAGGGCGAAGAGGCGAAGCAGCTGAGTTTCAACGTGCTGGTGGCCAAAGAGAAGTTTTCCGTCGAACATTTGAAGCTGCCAAAAGACAAAGTCGATCTGGACCAGAAGGCGGTGGCCCGTTGGAAAGCGGAGCAGGCACAAGTGAAGCAGGCGCTCGCGGAGAATTCACGGCTGAAGCTCTGGCACAGTAACTTTGTGGAGCCGGTCAACGGTAAACGTACCGGGATTTTCGGCAGCGTGCGGATTATGAACGGTCAGCCGAGGAATCCCCACAATGGTGAAGATATCGGCGCACCGATGGGGGCCGATGTTGCGGCCACGAACGACGGAATCGTCCGCATCACCGTCGATCATATTTTCTCCGGCAGAGGCGTCTTCGTCGACCATGGACTGGGCTTCTATTCGATGTATTTTCACCTGTCCGAGATCCTGGTCAAAGACGGAGATCTGATTACCGCGGGGCAAATCATCGGCAAAGTCGGAGCGACCGGCCGCGCCACCGGCCCGCATCTCCATTGGGGCGTCAAGCTCAACGGCGCCCGCGTGAATCCCTATGCGCTGCTCGATTTACCGTTCAAGCAGGGTGGAGCGATGCCTGCTCCTGTGACGGTTCCCACTCCCGGTATTGTGCCGACTCCACAAGCCCTTCCCGTCAAAGAGTAG
- the arc gene encoding proteasome ATPase — MASRSDEQTREVEKLRVQIQSMEEEIRRLYQSRYQLDQATKQNEKLVTTLQEAKVQIEALRTEVEKLTAPPSAYAIFSSLNDDGTSNVFVSGRKMKVSLHPSIKGAALRKGQEVVLNEALNVIEVKGFDMQGEVVRLKDVLEGNRALVTLHFDEEKVAELGDPLIAERLSVGDHLLYDPRSGYVIEKLPRSEVEEMVLEEVPDVDYEHIGGLQHELEQVRDAVELPFLHTALFLEYKLSAPKGVLLYGPPGCGKTLIAKAVANSIAKKLGHLTGKEVRSYFLHVKGPELLNKYVGESERQVREVFKKAKERAADGNPVIVFFDEMDALFRTRGTGISSDIESTIVPQFLSEIDGMERLRNVIVIGASNRQDLIDPAVLRAGRLDVKVKVGRPDAVAAKDIFSKYLSVDLPFAEEDLKRHGGDAKALVEQMADLTVGAMYASSEENKFIEVTYANGEKEVLYFKDFASGALIEGIVSRAKKFAVKRTIAKEGRGLRSDDLIRAIREEFKEHEDLPNTTNPDDWAKISGKKGEKIVHLRTISGSPDESRQIETVTTGHYL; from the coding sequence ATGGCCTCACGCAGCGACGAACAGACCCGCGAAGTGGAAAAGCTTCGCGTGCAGATCCAGTCGATGGAAGAAGAAATCCGTCGGCTCTACCAGTCCCGCTACCAGCTCGACCAAGCCACCAAACAGAACGAGAAACTCGTCACCACGCTTCAGGAAGCGAAGGTGCAGATCGAAGCCTTGCGCACCGAGGTTGAGAAATTGACCGCGCCGCCCTCGGCCTACGCCATCTTTTCCAGTCTCAATGATGACGGAACCAGCAATGTCTTTGTCTCCGGACGGAAGATGAAAGTCAGCTTGCATCCGTCCATCAAGGGTGCAGCTTTGCGCAAAGGGCAGGAAGTGGTCCTGAACGAAGCGTTGAACGTAATTGAAGTGAAGGGCTTCGATATGCAGGGCGAAGTCGTGCGACTCAAGGATGTGCTGGAAGGCAATCGCGCCTTGGTGACGTTGCATTTCGACGAAGAGAAAGTGGCCGAACTTGGCGATCCGCTGATCGCTGAACGGCTGAGTGTCGGCGACCATCTCCTCTACGATCCCCGCTCCGGCTATGTGATCGAAAAGCTGCCGAGATCCGAGGTGGAGGAAATGGTATTGGAGGAAGTGCCGGATGTCGACTATGAGCACATCGGCGGGTTGCAGCATGAGTTGGAGCAAGTCCGTGATGCGGTGGAGTTGCCGTTTCTTCATACGGCCCTGTTTTTAGAGTACAAGTTGAGCGCGCCCAAAGGGGTATTGCTCTATGGTCCGCCAGGATGCGGGAAAACCTTGATCGCGAAAGCGGTCGCCAATTCGATTGCGAAGAAGCTCGGGCACCTCACCGGCAAAGAAGTGCGGAGTTACTTCCTGCACGTGAAGGGCCCGGAGCTGCTCAATAAATATGTCGGTGAGTCCGAGCGTCAAGTCCGCGAAGTCTTCAAGAAAGCGAAAGAGCGGGCCGCGGACGGGAATCCCGTCATCGTATTCTTTGACGAAATGGATGCGCTGTTCAGAACGCGAGGCACCGGGATTTCCTCCGATATCGAGTCGACGATCGTTCCGCAGTTTCTCTCGGAGATCGACGGCATGGAGCGGCTCCGCAATGTGATCGTCATCGGCGCCAGCAATCGCCAGGACCTCATCGATCCGGCTGTCCTCCGAGCAGGCCGGTTGGATGTGAAGGTCAAAGTAGGGCGTCCCGATGCCGTGGCCGCGAAGGATATTTTCTCGAAATATTTGAGCGTCGACCTGCCGTTTGCCGAGGAAGATTTGAAGCGCCATGGCGGAGATGCCAAGGCCTTGGTCGAGCAGATGGCCGATCTCACGGTCGGGGCCATGTATGCCTCCTCGGAAGAAAATAAGTTCATCGAAGTCACCTACGCGAACGGTGAAAAAGAAGTGCTCTACTTCAAGGATTTTGCGAGCGGGGCGCTGATCGAAGGGATCGTGTCCCGCGCGAAGAAGTTCGCCGTCAAGCGGACGATTGCGAAGGAAGGCCGGGGCCTTCGATCCGATGATTTAATCCGCGCCATTCGAGAGGAGTTCAAGGAACACGAAGACCTGCCCAATACGACCAATCCTGACGATTGGGCCAAGATCTCCGGGAAGAAAGGCGAAAAGATCGTACATCTTCGGACGATCAGCGGAAGCCCTGACGAGTCGCGTCAGATCGAAACGGTCACAACCGGACATTATCTCTAA
- the pafA gene encoding Pup--protein ligase yields the protein MLEPSPLRRRIFGLENEYGLIFSPNGRVYLPMEKVLGYIFEGLIPNSWPSNAFLANGARFYQDTGCHPEYSTPECDSIRDLVVHDKAGERLLEACLPAAEERLREEGLSGEIYIFKNNTDSLGNTYGCHENFLMRRDVDFWKVTEQLIPFFVTRQIYGGAGKVLKVSGKPQYFISQRAQHIHEKTSSSTTSSRSIINTRDEPHADAERYRRLHIIVGDSNMSEFVTYLKVGTAVLVLSMIEEGYGVTGMELEDPVKAIREISRDSTLKRKIKLDDGRQLTAVEVQRVYLDRAQEYLAQQEHDPALDDVWAKWAMVLDKLEEDPMQLVRELDWVTKRHLIESYIDKKGCGWDDPRVFLLDLQYHDVKRTRGLYYLMESKGLIERVVEEDAVQRAMSIPPQTTRAKVRGDFIRFARAKNRSYTVDWTYLKLNGYWEETILCMDPFSAVNRRVDELLSQVGGLRLYR from the coding sequence ATGCTGGAACCAAGTCCTCTAAGACGACGGATCTTCGGTTTGGAGAATGAGTACGGTCTCATATTTTCTCCGAACGGGAGGGTCTATCTTCCGATGGAGAAGGTCCTGGGCTATATTTTTGAAGGCCTCATTCCGAACAGTTGGCCCTCCAACGCGTTTCTGGCGAACGGGGCACGCTTCTATCAAGACACCGGCTGTCACCCTGAGTATTCCACCCCCGAGTGCGACAGCATCCGGGACCTCGTCGTTCACGATAAAGCCGGTGAGCGGCTTCTGGAAGCCTGTCTGCCTGCAGCCGAAGAACGCTTACGAGAAGAAGGCCTGTCCGGCGAAATCTACATTTTCAAGAACAATACGGACTCCCTCGGCAATACCTACGGCTGTCACGAAAACTTCTTGATGCGCCGAGACGTCGATTTCTGGAAAGTCACGGAGCAGCTCATTCCCTTCTTCGTCACGCGGCAGATTTATGGCGGAGCCGGAAAGGTGCTGAAAGTATCGGGTAAGCCGCAGTATTTTATCTCGCAACGGGCCCAGCACATTCACGAGAAGACCTCCTCCTCGACGACCTCCTCGCGAAGCATCATCAATACCAGAGACGAGCCGCATGCCGATGCGGAACGCTACCGGCGGCTCCATATCATCGTCGGGGATTCCAACATGTCGGAGTTCGTGACCTATTTGAAGGTTGGGACTGCGGTGTTGGTCCTGTCGATGATCGAGGAGGGGTACGGAGTCACAGGGATGGAACTCGAGGATCCGGTGAAAGCCATTCGAGAGATTTCTCGCGATTCGACCTTAAAGCGGAAGATCAAGCTGGACGATGGCCGCCAGTTGACGGCGGTGGAAGTTCAGCGGGTCTATCTGGATCGCGCGCAGGAATATCTGGCACAACAAGAACACGATCCGGCCCTCGACGACGTGTGGGCGAAATGGGCCATGGTCCTCGACAAGCTCGAAGAGGACCCGATGCAGCTGGTGCGAGAACTCGACTGGGTGACCAAGCGGCACCTCATCGAGTCCTATATCGACAAGAAAGGGTGCGGGTGGGACGACCCGCGCGTCTTCCTGCTCGATCTCCAATATCATGATGTCAAACGGACGCGTGGCCTGTATTATCTGATGGAGTCCAAAGGGCTGATCGAACGGGTAGTAGAGGAGGACGCGGTGCAACGGGCCATGTCGATTCCGCCCCAGACCACGAGGGCGAAGGTGCGTGGCGATTTCATCCGATTCGCCCGCGCGAAGAATCGCTCCTATACGGTGGATTGGACCTATCTGAAGCTCAATGGCTACTGGGAAGAGACGATCCTCTGTATGGATCCCTTCAGCGCCGTGAATCGGCGCGTGGACGAATTGCTCTCGCAGGTGGGGGGGCTACGGCTGTATCGATGA
- the thiS gene encoding sulfur carrier protein ThiS: MTEAIQIHVNGDPRDVRAGATVGDLLRELAIKTERVAVEVNLEILDRKEFDQRSLKQGDRVEILSFIGGGAPLDMYGRGRGFVHAD; the protein is encoded by the coding sequence ATGACAGAGGCGATTCAGATTCATGTGAACGGCGATCCGCGGGACGTTCGGGCAGGTGCCACCGTGGGGGATCTCTTGCGTGAGCTTGCCATCAAGACCGAGCGTGTGGCGGTGGAAGTCAATTTGGAAATTCTCGATCGCAAGGAGTTCGACCAGCGAAGTCTGAAGCAAGGGGATCGAGTGGAGATCTTGAGTTTCATCGGAGGCGGTGCGCCATTGGATATGTACGGCAGAGGAAGGGGTTTCGTCCATGCAGATTGA
- a CDS encoding HD domain-containing protein — protein MTESGHHSNAPYDGSALIADPIHQYVSFTVPFSTPDQQERTEKDLIDSPWVQRLRYIYQLQSARWVYPSAEHTRFVHSLGTMHVAGRFARHLYPFLKKTVKDVPSANYVEEFLRVTALAHDIGHGPFCHFFDDNYLHAFGASHEKLGQIIIRDHLGPIIRKIRRSPSGPFAKGEELNPDQIAHVILKEKGKDNSHIPRWLNMLQPVISGSYTADNLDYVLRDSYMCGVAVGPVDLSRLIHYTIITDKGFTIHKTGLPALQMFLNTRMYLYSNVYYHRTTRAIDIHLRDIFGDTMKLLFPHDPRKKMEDYLTLTDWSLLEQVRGWKTSRHATERRLGIEWQRILVRDVKWKMAYSTVLKEKGQERGMDFPSHAHFEEQIKKELPAKLKKLEFRVDMAPLDPRPDPKDRRGNPLFVYDPGTKGISTDPLEEFLDLLPTRLVQFRVYTLDHAYDEALSRATATVLNKTPSSLE, from the coding sequence ATGACTGAATCCGGTCATCACTCCAACGCTCCTTATGATGGGTCTGCACTGATCGCCGATCCCATCCACCAATACGTCTCCTTCACCGTACCCTTCTCCACTCCGGACCAACAGGAACGGACAGAAAAGGATCTGATCGATTCTCCCTGGGTCCAGCGCCTGCGCTACATCTATCAGCTTCAAAGCGCCCGTTGGGTGTACCCCTCAGCCGAACATACCCGCTTCGTCCATTCGCTCGGCACCATGCATGTGGCAGGCCGCTTCGCACGCCATCTCTATCCGTTTCTCAAGAAAACGGTCAAAGACGTCCCCTCAGCCAACTATGTCGAGGAATTTCTCCGTGTCACGGCGCTCGCGCACGATATCGGCCATGGACCCTTCTGTCATTTCTTCGACGACAACTATTTACACGCCTTTGGCGCCAGTCACGAAAAACTCGGACAGATCATCATCCGCGACCACCTAGGCCCGATCATCCGCAAGATCCGGCGCAGCCCCTCCGGCCCCTTTGCCAAAGGCGAGGAACTCAACCCCGATCAGATCGCCCATGTAATCCTCAAGGAAAAGGGCAAAGACAACTCCCACATTCCTCGATGGCTCAACATGCTGCAACCGGTCATTTCCGGCAGCTATACCGCAGACAACCTCGACTATGTCCTGCGCGACTCCTATATGTGCGGGGTCGCAGTCGGCCCGGTCGATCTCTCACGGCTCATTCACTACACGATCATTACGGACAAGGGATTCACGATCCATAAGACCGGCCTTCCGGCCCTGCAGATGTTCCTCAACACCCGCATGTATCTCTATTCCAACGTCTACTATCACCGGACCACACGCGCCATCGACATCCACCTCCGTGACATCTTCGGCGACACCATGAAACTCCTCTTCCCTCACGATCCCCGCAAAAAGATGGAGGACTACCTGACATTAACCGATTGGTCCCTGCTGGAGCAGGTCCGGGGATGGAAGACCTCGCGCCATGCGACCGAGCGACGCTTGGGCATAGAATGGCAGCGGATTCTCGTCCGTGACGTGAAATGGAAAATGGCCTACAGCACCGTACTCAAAGAAAAGGGCCAGGAGCGCGGGATGGACTTTCCCAGCCACGCGCATTTCGAAGAACAGATCAAAAAAGAATTACCGGCAAAGCTCAAGAAGCTCGAGTTCCGCGTCGACATGGCACCGCTCGACCCCAGGCCCGACCCCAAAGACCGGCGCGGCAATCCCCTCTTTGTGTACGACCCCGGCACCAAGGGCATCTCGACCGATCCATTGGAAGAGTTCCTCGACCTGCTGCCCACCCGCTTGGTCCAGTTCCGCGTCTATACCCTCGACCATGCCTACGACGAAGCCCTCTCCCGCGCCACCGCCACGGTGCTCAACAAGACGCCTTCGAGCCTCGAGTAG
- a CDS encoding DUF2062 domain-containing protein, which yields MARLPSFRSLLKQVLHLRESPQRTALAFAIGVFIAFSPTYGLHTAMVLFCTWALGLNFLALMVGAFINNPWTIVPILGATYWVGALLLGRSDGPSFDWHDLSFTAIYEQVMPYAVPFFLGGLVLSLLGAVLAYPLAYYFLARHRRAHPLDPIAREDSPQNL from the coding sequence ATGGCCAGGCTCCCGTCATTTCGATCGCTGCTGAAACAGGTCCTCCATCTGCGGGAATCGCCGCAGCGAACGGCCCTGGCCTTTGCCATTGGCGTCTTCATTGCCTTTTCCCCGACCTATGGCTTGCACACTGCCATGGTGCTGTTCTGCACATGGGCCTTAGGCTTGAACTTCCTCGCCCTCATGGTCGGCGCCTTCATCAACAACCCCTGGACCATCGTCCCGATCCTTGGCGCCACCTACTGGGTCGGCGCACTCTTGCTCGGCCGATCGGACGGCCCTTCCTTCGACTGGCACGATCTGAGTTTCACGGCAATCTATGAACAGGTCATGCCTTACGCCGTCCCCTTCTTTCTTGGCGGATTGGTCTTGAGCCTCCTCGGTGCGGTCCTCGCCTACCCGCTCGCCTACTATTTCCTGGCCAGACATCGGCGGGCACATCCATTAGACCCCATTGCGCGTGAGGATTCTCCGCAAAATCTGTGA
- the prcB gene encoding proteasome subunit beta: MKLPFLPNHDDPSFFDFLTQQHPALTPAGRSGFLSPQAGTEPMRGAGSMAVPHATTVLAIKYQQGVVIAGDRRATEGFQIAERRIEKVFKIDDYSAMAIAGAAGPCIEMAKLFQVELEHYEKIEGVQLSCEGKANKLGQMVKANLPMVFQGLVVMPLYVGFDLKRVEGRIFKYDLAGGRYEESDYHAIGSGGKDARNTMREHFLKGLAELDALKLALLALYNAADDDVGTGGPDLVRGIYPTAKIVNERGITDVSEQQISSIYGGLIATRRSKEN; the protein is encoded by the coding sequence ATGAAATTGCCATTTCTTCCTAACCACGACGACCCGAGTTTCTTCGACTTTTTAACCCAGCAGCATCCCGCGTTGACGCCGGCCGGCCGCAGCGGTTTTCTGTCCCCTCAGGCCGGGACGGAACCGATGCGAGGGGCCGGCTCGATGGCGGTTCCTCATGCCACCACGGTGCTGGCGATCAAGTATCAACAGGGCGTCGTGATTGCGGGAGACCGCCGAGCGACGGAAGGGTTTCAAATTGCCGAGCGCCGGATCGAGAAAGTCTTCAAGATCGACGACTATTCCGCGATGGCGATTGCCGGTGCGGCCGGTCCCTGCATTGAAATGGCCAAGCTGTTCCAGGTTGAGCTGGAACATTACGAAAAAATCGAAGGGGTGCAACTGTCCTGCGAGGGAAAGGCCAACAAGCTCGGACAGATGGTCAAGGCCAACCTGCCGATGGTCTTTCAAGGGCTGGTCGTCATGCCGCTCTATGTCGGCTTCGACTTGAAGCGAGTGGAAGGCCGCATCTTCAAGTACGACCTCGCAGGCGGCCGCTACGAAGAGTCGGATTACCATGCCATCGGATCAGGCGGGAAAGATGCGCGCAATACAATGCGGGAACATTTCCTCAAAGGATTGGCAGAGCTGGACGCGCTGAAGTTAGCCCTGCTGGCGCTGTACAATGCGGCCGACGATGACGTCGGCACCGGGGGGCCAGACCTCGTGCGAGGCATATACCCCACCGCAAAAATTGTAAATGAGCGTGGGATCACCGATGTGTCAGAGCAGCAGATTAGCAGCATCTATGGCGGGTTGATCGCGACCCGCCGGTCCAAGGAGAACTAA
- the prcA gene encoding proteasome subunit alpha: MPLPYYVSPEQMMQDKAEYAKKGIAKGRSIIALEYMNGILLVAENPSASLHKISEIYDSIAFAGAGKYSEFENLRKAGIRHADLKGFMYSREDVTARSLANGYSQSLGTIFSQEQKPLEVEILVVQVGHNGHANEMYRISFDGSIIDERTFAVIGGKSEAVQAVLKEKGFTQPPELKAALSLCITALEQIGNQKLMLESLEVAVLDRTREGRRFRRLSSIDTKLLLSV; the protein is encoded by the coding sequence ATGCCCCTGCCCTATTACGTCTCGCCCGAGCAGATGATGCAGGACAAGGCGGAGTATGCCAAGAAAGGCATCGCCAAAGGTCGCTCCATCATTGCCCTCGAATATATGAATGGGATCCTGCTCGTCGCGGAGAATCCCAGCGCCTCGCTGCACAAAATATCCGAGATCTACGACAGCATCGCCTTTGCAGGCGCTGGCAAGTACAGCGAGTTTGAGAATCTCCGGAAGGCCGGCATCCGACATGCCGACCTCAAGGGATTCATGTACAGCCGGGAAGATGTGACGGCTCGTTCTCTGGCAAACGGCTACTCGCAAAGCCTGGGCACCATATTTAGTCAGGAGCAGAAGCCGCTGGAGGTGGAAATCCTGGTGGTGCAGGTCGGGCACAACGGCCATGCGAACGAGATGTACCGCATCTCGTTCGATGGGAGCATCATCGATGAGCGGACCTTTGCGGTCATCGGTGGCAAGTCGGAGGCCGTGCAGGCAGTGTTAAAGGAGAAGGGGTTTACGCAGCCTCCAGAGCTCAAGGCTGCCCTTTCGCTCTGTATTACCGCACTCGAACAAATCGGAAATCAGAAGCTTATGCTGGAGAGTCTGGAAGTTGCAGTGCTGGACCGTACCCGCGAAGGACGTCGGTTCAGACGGCTGTCGTCCATTGATACCAAACTCCTCCTCTCCGTTTAG
- a CDS encoding thiazole synthase: MQIDPLTIAGRVFTSRLWVGTGKYKDFAETKKAIEASGADVVTVAVRRVNITDRSKENLLDYLDPKKYIILPNTAGCYNVEDALRYARLGRAAGVSDLIKLEVLGDERTLFPDTAGLIEAAKILVKEGFIVLPYTNDDPIVAQKLVDVGCPAVMPLAAPIGSGLGIRNPYNLKIIMEMIKVPIIVDAGVGTASDAAFAMELGADAVLMNTAIAGAKDPIAMAEAMKYAVYAGRLAYKAGRIPRKLYATASSPIEGML; encoded by the coding sequence ATGCAGATTGATCCGTTGACCATTGCCGGTCGTGTGTTTACATCTCGGCTATGGGTGGGAACAGGCAAGTATAAGGACTTTGCAGAAACCAAGAAAGCCATCGAAGCGTCGGGAGCTGATGTGGTGACGGTGGCGGTGCGGCGTGTGAACATCACCGATCGCTCCAAAGAGAACCTGCTCGACTATCTCGATCCGAAGAAGTACATCATTCTTCCCAATACCGCCGGTTGTTACAACGTGGAGGATGCGCTGCGTTACGCCCGCTTGGGCCGGGCCGCCGGTGTGTCTGACTTGATTAAACTGGAAGTGCTCGGTGACGAGCGGACCCTGTTCCCCGATACCGCCGGATTGATCGAAGCGGCAAAGATTCTCGTCAAAGAGGGTTTTATCGTGTTGCCCTATACGAATGACGATCCCATCGTGGCCCAGAAGCTCGTCGACGTGGGCTGCCCAGCGGTCATGCCCTTGGCGGCGCCGATTGGGTCGGGGCTCGGTATCCGCAATCCCTATAACCTCAAGATCATCATGGAAATGATCAAAGTGCCGATCATCGTGGATGCCGGTGTCGGGACCGCGTCCGATGCCGCCTTTGCGATGGAGTTAGGGGCGGATGCGGTACTTATGAACACGGCCATTGCCGGGGCCAAAGATCCCATTGCGATGGCCGAGGCGATGAAATATGCGGTCTATGCCGGCCGGTTGGCCTATAAGGCCGGGCGCATTCCACGAAAACTGTATGCCACAGCCAGCAGCCCGATCGAAGGTATGCTTTAA